The following is a genomic window from Anopheles aquasalis chromosome 3, idAnoAquaMG_Q_19, whole genome shotgun sequence.
CTCAAACAACAACGTCTTCAGTTCCCCTACATGCGCCCGCGGaagaggggagaggggggggggggggtgaaaataTGAGATATGAGATTTGAATGGGCTTAGGCCTGATGGCAGCTGTACACCATTCCACCCAAAAGTGATGGACCACTGAGTCGTAAAGTGCGAATTGAAGTGTTCCAAATGGCGTCGGTTAGGATCGATAAATTTCCCTCCTCAGCACCGGGTCCCTGGCTGACGTTTGGGGTAAAACATTTGGCAACAGATATCCATCTGTCCAGCACGGTGGGCCGCTGATCGTGGTTTTAATTCGTTGAAAGGATGGAAACACTCCGCCGCGGCTGACAGGAAGCGTCATCGATTTACGTTCCTCTCGTTTTGGAGCACTTAAGCTTACGCGGCTAACCTACAATCAATTAgtgtcaatcaatcaaaaaccaCCGCTCGGCTCGGTGCTCTTAACCAAGGAAACCGTTAAATGGAGCATTTGATTTGTGAGGATGCATTCCATTGCGACTTTGAAGGATTTTATTTGCGAATTTCTCGCTCCttacaacacacaaaacactctTCAGAAAGGTTTTGTGAACCGCGAAGACAAGCCTTGCCCACCAGGGCTTGTCTTGCTTATCTAGAGACTGATATATGCTGCCTGCGAACTACTGTTGCTCCGTTTTAGATGATGATTGTACGAAACCTGACGTTGGTCGTGATTCTAATGCCCCTGCACACACCACTGAGCGTCGAAAGAAGGACTGAGCTTCACTACGCAGCACTAGCAGctggcacaccagcagcaccacactgACAGTCTGCAGAACTCGCCAGAATTCCGCGTTCTTGGCCATCgctccaaaaaaaatacaaaacaaaacagaaccggATGTGGAGGGGACTCCTTCTCCCTGAACGCCGCACCTTAACCACCCGGACCGTTCGTCCTACGGTCTCCAAGTGAACATTACGCGAGGCAAAATGCTCAACACCCCCTTTGTGCGGCCAGCGGCCGCTTTTCGTTTGGGGGGTATTGAGCTAGTTTGTCAGCCAGGTCCGGAGATAGATTGTTGCACACAGTTGGCAGAACACCCGGGTGTACAGAACGTGCGCCATTCTACCATTTCACAATTCGCGGCCCTCTTTTGTCCCGTTAGCTACTAACCATCTTCACTGCCTACTATGCACTCGCTACACCGGGATTCACTTTTGCAATGCGTCGACCGTGTGCGTCCGCTGCGGTACCGTCTAGCTTAGTGTCTCCACCGGGAGGTTCTAGTCGCGAATTGAGCGCCTGGCCAGCCCGGTGATCGTTATTAAAAAGGTGCAATGCTCGACTGCAACCGTCGGCACAATGCACGGGGAAATTGTCTTGCGCCACCCGGTACAAGAActataatattttgcagtcaGCCCCTGGCGGCCAGGCCTGTACGATGCGCCACGTAAGCCCTTTTCGTTGGCCTAGACGTCTGTCTAGTCGGTTGAGCTGCACTGCCTACAGCCATTGCCACCGAAGGCGTAGCGCACCGTTTTGCTTTATTAATATGTACAACCTGCGATGCAGTTTATAGTTGCTTCCTGAGCCGAACTATCACACTCCCGAGGTGGCGAGGGGTTCGCACTTTTGGACAACATCCAAAACCCTGTCAACGAACGGCCGACAGTCTCGTCCAACCGCGAAAAACACGTGAAACAACCCGAAAAATGCTTGTCGTTTGGAACCGGTGCCAAGGGCCAAGGCACCGACCTTCCTTGGCAAAACGAAGATTGGGACGAGATCGAGGGAcgggcaggcagacagacagacagacaatcGGCGCTGCGGTTTGAGGACGATACTTACGACAACCGACATTTTGAGGCGGGCGGTAGCTACGCGTGGTTACTAAGAACTTGAAACTCGAACAATGTAACGTGACCCCAGGAGGTTACGACAAAATGCTAGCGATCCGTGGCCGATCTGTATAGTTATATAGACCGATCGACTTCGATCGAACCAATGGAACCCTCGGTCGCAGGCGCACAGTACGCCGAGTGGATCGCTTAGTATCGCAGGCCAAAAGGAAAGCTGCCAGAGCGAGATAGGAAAAACACCCCTGAAGAGGGTTATAGTAATttcctcgatcgctcgataTGACGGCACATTGTAGGGGTTATTTTTGTTCCGGCCATCCGGTACACGGTTCCcagggagtgaaagagatggagtcaggtcaggtcagggCTCATAAAAACCAGCAACAATCTTGCGTATCCGTACGCACTCATACACACGCAGCATCACCGGATCGTGGCCACCAGAAATTAGTAAACAGCTGTGCGATCGTCCGGGCATCTTTGAGGAGCTACTATAACGGTCGCGTGCTCGTCTTAATGGATCATTCCCTATCGCTACGGTTCTTATGAGAACGCAAGGACTATTGAACTCCCAGAATGATGAAcatgttttattattatttaattttttgctaAGTTATTGTCGTGATATGATTGTTAAAACACGTCTATTACTCACCCTGTGGTCTGAATATCCGataagaaaaacatttcccaACACGCTAGGGGAATCGtggccatgctgctgcagacggAGGCGCGAGTTTCCACGGAGTTGTTCTCGGTCTACCTTTAACTGTcgcgctggtgttggtgtgccaCCCCGAGCCGGAACCAATGGTGCgtgaacgcacgcacaccaacctCGCATCGGATCGTTTACAAAATTTTCCTACCGTTTTCCACCTTTAATCTGCATAACATCTTGCTAGCGCTCCCAGCCCGGGCCCCAAACGCTtcccagaaagagagaatggtaGCATCTTGCGGTGTCTTTTTCGCTCTGCTACGTCGCGATGTCTTCCACCCACGGATGGCGAAGGCGCTACCAAATAAAAGAGTTGCTTTCGGTCGGGCGATTGAGTTTTCTTTTGCCTCATGACAAAACATACAAACCGCAATGTTTGTCTTGCTTTCGTTTGCCTTTAAGATGTGCCATTTTTCACCCGAAATGCGAATGACAAAATGCCTTTTTAATCATCACCGCGCCGCGTGGAaatttcaatgatttttttttaaatttgtgtTGGAACGGAGCAATTCtaatgcttgtttttttttccttaaatCCTTTTACTTACCCTTTTTGAGTTCTCGAGCATTAAGCAAAACGTTTTAAATTGAttataaaaaggaaaaacacaattCACATGATGCCATTTCCACCAACAATTCAATTGAAACGATTGATCGAGGAGGAGCATACGAACCTGCCATTATGCCGGCGTGTAGTCCACCATCAATTCATGTCATGACAATACGCAGTTGTTGCGTATCGTTTGattaaattatgattattatgcTCACTGCTCGAGTAAATTATTTTCCGGAAAGAATAACAACAACGACCCCGCGAGTGTTCGCCAATAATTGCATATTGCACAGCCCGCTACACCatttgcagtgcagtgcgcgcGGATCACGCAAATATCCGGTCAATTTAAATGCATCACTAACGATGATTCTCGATGGGATTTCAGttgttttcctccatttcctttGGAATGGAATTACCGGCCGTGTGTGTCAGCTTGTGGATGTGTATCAGAAATGAGTTGAGGGGATGAGAATGATTCCAATTGGAGTggatttcattcataaaagtttttattttcccgttGATTGAATTATGATGTGATACAGACAGCGGTTccattgtttgtttcattgCTGACGATTGGAAAGGAAATGCGCCAGTtacaggaaaatggaaaaatgattgatgaaaGAGAGTGTACCATTATGTACAACCAGCTAGCACCATTTTTCCTGCCGCCTGCTGGCCTCTGCTTGTCCGGCATTATCGCATGTGCCACATTAGCCTACATTACATGCTCGCTCCTGCTCGTTCCTTGCGCTCATACGTCCTACACCTGCTTTCTCTGGCCAGCGAAGCGGACGAAATTCCGTTCGAAATCTTTAAACGATTCTCGTTAAACCGGGACCCGGTTCACCTTCGCCCACCATGGTCACCGCCCCGCAAGGAACCCCCGCAGGAACATTCCTGCcagccacccccgggggggggggggggggggggaagcgatgattcgtgctgctgctgttgctataaATACGGAGCGCAGCGTGCGCCCTGCGCCGAGACCATTCCCGATAGGAGATCCCGACAATCGCCATGTCGACTGTGAAGCAatatttccttttgtttgacCTGGCATGCCCTCTCGTATGCTCGGGggatggttgtggttgtggttatGCGGGGTAAATGGTATTATAACCGGTTAGAAACCCGTAAGCACCCCATAAAATGAAGACAAGCTGCGCAGCTTGTCACATTGAGACCAATATGAGAGGCGATGCGATATAGGACCGTGCGCGGTCGCTGTGTTAAGCGAGAGAATCGACTATATCGATGGTTTGGGTCGTGGAAAACTTGCCGGGAAATTTGACCCATCCCACCCTCCGACGGCCACATGGTGATGAGTGACGGTGTGGTCTGTTGCTGAGGTTGTGCGCCGGAGGTGATCTCATGAGCCAACCcaaggcagacagacagacccgTGCAATGTGGGCAGTTGGATACACAACATGTACTCGAACAGAAACTACGTTGGGATTGGGACGCACGTGTatgatcttcttcatcgtgttcctctctctctctccccttcacTCGAATCCCTTGcgtttaaacgaaaaaaacaatttcagACGATGTGTAAGTGCAGCTTGTTCCGATTAGTGGATTACTCTGCCAGCGTTGCCGATGTTCGGTGGCGGTTGCTGCGCAGTGACTGGTGCagtgtgctgctggcggccgtTCGCCCACCATAGCCAGGTCCTCCCGCACCCACTCCCGGTTCGTTGTAGAtttcgtgctgctgatggaagtTGATTTTGATCTCGGACTTTTGCTTCTTCAGCCGCTTGCTCGGGTGTGGTGGgaggggcggtggtggcggatcgGTCGGATAGAACTCGAGCGACGGTCTCGACCGGTTCTCCATCTTCCAGGATATGTATTGGAACTGGGTCGCGGGCACCACGGCCGACACGTAGCTGCGGCCACTCTCGATGCTCGTGTCGGACACGCTGCGCTGGATGTTGGGTCTGCGGACGACGAGGGGGCAAAGTAGAGTTTACGGAGCACAAATTAAGTTTTGGCAGAAAATTTGATAAAGCGTTGCGAGCGTTGGCGAAACCATTGGAAAGAGATAGTAGGACGTACGCTGCGTACTCTGCATTTTatctaattaaattttgtaCAAAACCTTCTCGCAACTTTCGGTTCTTTCTGCTTTAAGCCGCTGTCTTGCTAGGTTTGGttgaatttaatgaaattgaGTACGAACAGGACATACCTTTCAGGTGTTGGCGGTTTTTTCGGAGACACTGGGGTCATGTAGGTGTTTTTCACAGTGTTGACGGTGTTGTTCTCTGCATGCAGTACCGAGTTTTTGGAATCTGTAACGAACGATATACCTGTACCAATTGGATGTTTACCAATGCTGACGGAGTGGTTCTGACATTCGTTTCACCCTCGCTCACGTATACTCACGGTGTGAATTGTAGAGGTTTAGGCTTTTGAAGAAACAATAAGTAACCAGGACGCCAGTGAGCAATGCGACTAAAATGGAGGAAATGACGATGCTAATAATCATGATCTTCTGATCCTCGACTAACCACGGTCGCTGACCATAAACCGGCTGCAATCGGTACGGCAGACAGTTGAACGGTGACACCATAAACTCGTGCATACTAAACGCACAGAAGATGTAGTTCTTATCCGGTACCAGATTGGCGAGGCGCACCTTCTGACTACCGTGCGTCTGGCAGTGCGCACTGCCCTCGATGTTGGTCGAGAAAACCGTCGCTAGGGTTGAGGTGTCGTGGAACCAAAGGATCGCACCGTACGTTGTCTTGTCGAAGATGATCTCCACCGCTCCTTCCTGAGCCTCGGAGATGCTAAACATTTTCGAGCGACTAGCGACCTGCAGTGAAAGTGAATCGCTTGAGCGGGCTATTCTTGATAGCGCAATGCTAACCGGAGCCGCAGCGCTATCACATTTGACTTCCACGAAATAAGGATTCTTTGTAGTTCCAGTGGATGtcgtttcggttgttgttgtaggtTCGGCTTGTTCTGTCGTACTGTCGGATGACTGTGCAGTCGTTGTTTCGGTCGGATCGGTTGTGGTTCCACCGTCAGAGAGTGATAACGATAATGTAGTCATTTCCGTAGTGGTTGTGTCTGGAGACATGGTGTCCGTTGTACTGTCAGTGGTTGTCGTCTCGGTCACGGTTTCGGACAAAACGGTTGTTTCCTCTTCTGTCGATTCAGAGGTCAACCCCTCGGTGGTTGACGTTGTGTCAATCGTCGTGTCTGTCATCTCAGCCTCAGTCGTTTGCTCTTCTGTAGGCGAATCGGTTGTGGTGAATGAGTCACTAGTTGTGGGAGGCTCTGTCCACGGTTCTGACGTTATGGTTGTTGTTTCCGATAAATCATCAGATAACGTTGTCGGTGCAACAGATGGTGTTCCACCACACGGTGCCATTTCAGCCACAGGTATCCCATTGAACTCGACTGGACTCTCACATAGTGGCGTGTCCGTAGCTATGCTGCCAGTCGCTAGCAAAGTTTGCAGATACGGCTGACTGCAGTCACACTCCCAGGGATTGTCCTCGAGGTAAACCCTGGCGTTCTTCCCTTTCAGACAGTCTAGTGTACCCTCCGGAAGGCCCTTCAACTTGTTTCCCGTTAGGTGGATCTGTTTCACTGTGCTACAAATATTCCGGAACACTCCACTGGCCAGTGAGGTGATGTCTGAACTGCGCATATACAGGCTCGTTAGGGCGGGTAGATTCGCGAACGTTTTATCCTGCAGTACATCATCGAAAATGTTGAACTCTAGTGCCAATATCTCGAGCTTATCGAGCGTTGCGGTGCCGGTGAGATTTTTTGGATCGAGCAACTCAAGGCATCCTTGTACGATGAGCCGTGTCAACGAGTACTTCATTGGCCCTAGCACGTATGGATCGATCTGCCGGAGGGGTAATCCGCGTAGGTTCAGTTCCTGTAAGCTTTGCAAGCCAAAAAACACCCCAGTCGGTAGGTGCTCGAGTTTCAGTGTTTCCAGCGTCAGCACGGTCGTCCCGAACATTGGGCCCATATCGAACGATTCTGGTTCGATAGTATGGATGTACGAGTTGATGAGCTTCAACGAGGTCACCTCAAAATCCACATCCAACTGCAACCAGCTGCGACGCAGGATATCCTCTGGAGTGCGCAATGAAACCACCTCCAGGCTCAAAGTCAGACAATCGTTTGCCTTATCATTGAAAAGCGAGGGACAGGGAATATAATGTTCAGTTcaggaatttaattaaacggaTGCACCGAACCTACCTTGGCCAATTCGTATACAGCGGCCGATAGATTGATTACACTAATTTCGGCGCACTCAATGTGGCATCCTGACACGAGTTGGCACTTTATCGTATCATCATACGCTCGAACGAacatcgattgattgatttcagCGGTCGTTTGAACCGGTGCAATCGTACTGAGCTTACTGTCACTGaaggggaaatggaaatgactCGCTTTACTTCAACAGCACCGTAAGCCAGATGCATTACATACTCATTCTcgagatttttgaaaatgtccGCCAACACAAGGCACATCAGCACCGAGAAGCAAGTCACGCAAAACAGCACCACTAGACACCCGTTTCGATTCCGAGTACACTCCATAGAGGGATAACAACTAtcagaaaaaggagaaatgaAAGACGAAAGTTGGAATGAAATTGGGGCTCCCAAATGCACCATTCTGGAGTACCTTGTCCTGGTTGGCCTCTGAAGGCCGTTCTGGGTTTTAGTAATTTTCAATCTGCCCCTCATCACGTTCCGCGCGTCTGTGCTCTATCGTCCTGGAGGCGGGAAGTCAGCCTCTCCTGAAGGCCAAATTATCACTGTCACTAGCGATCGCCCCGTTTACGCTCATTAGCCATCGTCAGCCAGTTATCGGACGGTCTGACGTGTAACGTGAACtctaatcgaatcgaatccctGGCCTGCATACAGTGCAATCAACTTAGCAAATAGTTACCGGAACACCGGTCACACCCTCTTCACCTTCGCCATGATTGCCAATCCTCAAACACACGGCATTTTGATACTGATTCCAGCGATATAACGATTGGTGATTCGATAAACAGTTGGCTATCGACCAATTTGTGCCACCCTTCCAGTGGCTTCGGCGGAGGAAATTATCATTATACATATAATTTGTGCCCTGCCCACAGACCACACCATGCAACACCTGCAAGGACCCACGGATGGTCTGTGTAATTGACAGTCAGACAACGCCAACGTGGGGAAAAGtgatgaa
Proteins encoded in this region:
- the LOC126574365 gene encoding uncharacterized protein LOC126574365, coding for MRGRLKITKTQNGLQRPTRTSCYPSMECTRNRNGCLVVLFCVTCFSVLMCLVLADIFKNLENDDSKLSTIAPVQTTAEINQSMFVRAYDDTIKCQLVSGCHIECAEISVINLSAAVYELAKANDCLTLSLEVVSLRTPEDILRRSWLQLDVDFEVTSLKLINSYIHTIEPESFDMGPMFGTTVLTLETLKLEHLPTGVFFGLQSLQELNLRGLPLRQIDPYVLGPMKYSLTRLIVQGCLELLDPKNLTGTATLDKLEILALEFNIFDDVLQDKTFANLPALTSLYMRSSDITSLASGVFRNICSTVKQIHLTGNKLKGLPEGTLDCLKGKNARVYLEDNPWECDCSQPYLQTLLATGSIATDTPLCESPVEFNGIPVAEMAPCGGTPSVAPTTLSDDLSETTTITSEPWTEPPTTSDSFTTTDSPTEEQTTEAEMTDTTIDTTSTTEGLTSESTEEETTVLSETVTETTTTDSTTDTMSPDTTTTEMTTLSLSLSDGGTTTDPTETTTAQSSDSTTEQAEPTTTTETTSTGTTKNPYFVEVKCDSAAAPVSIALSRIARSSDSLSLQVASRSKMFSISEAQEGAVEIIFDKTTYGAILWFHDTSTLATVFSTNIEGSAHCQTHGSQKVRLANLVPDKNYIFCAFSMHEFMVSPFNCLPYRLQPVYGQRPWLVEDQKIMIISIVISSILVALLTGVLVTYCFFKSLNLYNSHRISFVTDSKNSVLHAENNTVNTVKNTYMTPVSPKKPPTPERPNIQRSVSDTSIESGRSYVSAVVPATQFQYISWKMENRSRPSLEFYPTDPPPPPLPPHPSKRLKKQKSEIKINFHQQHEIYNEPGVGAGGPGYGGRTAASSTLHQSLRSNRHRTSATLAE